From a single Loigolactobacillus coryniformis subsp. coryniformis KCTC 3167 = DSM 20001 genomic region:
- the coaBC gene encoding bifunctional phosphopantothenoylcysteine decarboxylase/phosphopantothenate--cysteine ligase CoaBC has translation MLAGKHVALYVSGGIAAYKAAYLVRELIRQGAEVRVVETAGAQAFVTPLTFQTLSKHAVYTDRFAQLAPDEVAHIELADWTEIALVAPATADLIAKMAQGLADDFASTALLATTAPKFVAPAMNVHMWENPATQRNVATLKADGVEIIEPATGFLAEGYSGKGRFPEPTAIVAAVTAKLLAQATDLPLHGQSVLVTAGGTRERLDPVRYLTNDSSGKMGYALATAARDLGAQVTLISAPTMLTVPAGVAYVGVDSAEAMRSALLARYQTAQMVIMAAAVADFRPVTVADNKIKKTTADYTLTLTKNPDILAELGQQKQQQFLIGFAAETQHLLTYAQKKLASKRVDMIVANDVASAHAGFNHDTNEVTILQPNVEPQTLPLASKQVIAQQILQIALATRQDKLQK, from the coding sequence TTGTTGGCTGGAAAACACGTTGCGCTGTACGTCAGTGGCGGCATTGCAGCATATAAGGCGGCTTATTTAGTGCGTGAATTGATTCGCCAAGGTGCTGAGGTACGCGTTGTGGAAACAGCAGGGGCACAAGCATTTGTGACTCCACTGACTTTCCAAACTTTGAGTAAGCATGCGGTTTATACGGACCGTTTCGCCCAACTCGCACCAGACGAAGTCGCGCATATTGAGTTAGCTGATTGGACCGAAATTGCCTTGGTTGCACCGGCTACCGCTGACTTAATCGCTAAAATGGCACAGGGTCTAGCGGATGATTTTGCTAGTACGGCTTTATTGGCGACCACCGCACCAAAATTTGTTGCACCGGCCATGAATGTGCATATGTGGGAAAATCCCGCGACGCAACGCAATGTGGCCACTTTAAAGGCCGATGGCGTCGAAATTATTGAGCCCGCAACTGGCTTTTTAGCAGAAGGTTATAGTGGTAAAGGCCGTTTCCCAGAACCAACTGCAATTGTTGCCGCGGTTACGGCTAAATTATTGGCTCAGGCTACCGATCTACCATTACATGGACAATCAGTTTTGGTCACTGCTGGCGGAACGCGTGAACGCTTGGATCCGGTGCGTTATTTGACCAATGATTCATCAGGGAAAATGGGTTACGCTTTGGCTACTGCTGCGCGCGACTTAGGGGCGCAAGTGACCTTGATCAGTGCACCAACGATGCTCACTGTACCTGCTGGTGTTGCCTATGTTGGTGTTGATTCAGCCGAAGCAATGCGGTCTGCGTTATTAGCGCGTTATCAGACGGCCCAAATGGTGATCATGGCAGCAGCAGTGGCGGATTTCCGGCCTGTAACAGTGGCGGATAATAAAATCAAAAAGACAACTGCAGACTATACGTTGACCTTAACGAAAAATCCAGATATTTTAGCGGAATTAGGTCAACAAAAACAACAACAATTTTTGATCGGCTTTGCGGCGGAAACACAGCATTTATTAACTTATGCGCAAAAGAAGCTGGCTAGTAAACGGGTTGACATGATCGTTGCTAATGATGTTGCTAGCGCTCATGCTGGGTTTAATCACGATACTAATGAAGTGACGATTCTACAGCCGAATGTAGAACCACAAACATTACCGTTAGCCAGTAAGCAAGTCATCGCACAGCAAATTTTACAAATTGCTTTGGCTACGCGGCAAGATAAACTGCAAAAGTAG
- the rpoZ gene encoding DNA-directed RNA polymerase subunit omega produces the protein MILYPSIDKLLDKVDSRYSLAVLSAKRAHEIEAGSIKMLPDGDYHSPQTVGQALEEIADGDVVVDPASLMTEREAEAQDQADKHEK, from the coding sequence ATGATTTTATATCCATCGATCGATAAATTATTAGACAAAGTAGATTCACGTTACTCATTAGCGGTTTTATCAGCAAAACGTGCGCATGAGATCGAAGCTGGCAGCATTAAGATGTTACCAGATGGCGATTATCATTCACCACAAACCGTGGGTCAAGCATTGGAAGAAATTGCCGATGGTGATGTAGTTGTTGATCCTGCTTCATTGATGACTGAACGTGAAGCTGAAGCACAAGATCAAGCAGACAAACACGAAAAATAA
- the gmk gene encoding guanylate kinase, whose product MATRGMLIVLSGPSGVGKGTVRKAMFQDQQRDFVYSISMTTRQPRPGEVNGVDYYFVSKEEFKQEIANDGMLEYAQYVDNFYGTPLKYVNQTLDSGKDVFLEIEVNGAMQVRKKCPDGVFIFLTPPDLSSLKQRIKGRGSEDMQTIDKRMLKAVDEIKMMQQYDYAVVNDTVANAVQRIENIIESEHLRVPRVISQYEKMIGVVEK is encoded by the coding sequence ATGGCGACACGCGGGATGTTAATCGTTTTATCTGGCCCTTCCGGTGTAGGTAAGGGAACAGTTCGTAAGGCAATGTTTCAGGATCAACAACGAGATTTCGTATACTCGATTTCAATGACAACACGGCAACCACGCCCAGGAGAAGTTAATGGGGTAGATTACTATTTTGTCAGTAAAGAAGAATTTAAGCAGGAGATCGCTAATGACGGGATGTTGGAGTACGCGCAGTACGTCGACAACTTTTATGGCACACCGCTTAAATACGTCAATCAAACCTTAGATTCGGGTAAGGATGTTTTCTTAGAGATCGAAGTTAATGGTGCGATGCAAGTTCGTAAAAAATGTCCTGATGGGGTCTTCATTTTCCTGACGCCGCCAGACTTATCTTCATTGAAGCAACGAATCAAGGGTCGTGGTTCGGAAGATATGCAGACAATCGATAAGCGGATGCTTAAAGCGGTTGACGAAATTAAAATGATGCAGCAATATGATTATGCAGTGGTTAACGATACGGTGGCAAATGCCGTTCAACGGATCGAAAACATTATTGAAAGTGAACATCTTCGTGTCCCACGGGTGATCTCGCAGTATGAAAAAATGATAGGAGTTGTCGAAAAATGA
- a CDS encoding YdbC family protein yields MAAPLEFTIEETIGVLSTSKSGWTRELNLVSWNGRPAKFDLRDWSPDHSKMGKGLTLTNEEIEQLRQLLDSMVSD; encoded by the coding sequence ATGGCAGCACCGTTGGAATTTACGATTGAAGAGACCATTGGCGTGTTAAGCACCAGTAAAAGTGGTTGGACGCGCGAATTAAATTTAGTTAGTTGGAATGGTCGACCAGCGAAGTTCGATCTGCGTGATTGGTCACCAGACCATAGTAAGATGGGAAAAGGGTTAACGTTGACCAATGAAGAAATCGAGCAGTTGCGGCAACTACTTGATAGCATGGTCAGTGACTAA
- the recN gene encoding DNA repair protein RecN, with the protein MLQELDIRDFAIIEKLNIAFQSGMTVLTGETGAGKSIIIDAVGVLAGGRGSQEFIRKGASKMRLQGLFHLPDNAATFAVLDHYGIEHADDDILLQRDLYRTGRNVCRVNGQLVNTTTLKEIGETIVDIHGQNEHQELMHPEKHLALLDEFYKAKVNPQRAKYAQAYDEYMRLNKAYQERMAHAKEWAQRLDMLRFQVDEIEAAQLKPNEESELDSERARLSNFQRITTALQNSYEALAGDAAGTMDHIGGAMNELQQITPLDHAYQELADNVQTAYYTLQDAASELLRQADLMEWDEGRLDEIEKRLELIQQLKRKYGDSIAQILNYYAKIKAELEQMVATEDNEDQLAEQVDQAKQTLLDLGQQLSKTRQQGAKKLSQAIHQQLAALYMEKTVFSVHFKATSTVHFYPTGLDDVEFYIQTNPGEAAGPLAKIASGGELSRMMLALKTIFTRSQGITSIIFDEVDTGVSGRVAQAIADKISAIARFSQVLCITHLPQVAAMSDQHFFIRKQISGQRTKTTLTRLEPAQRVDELARMLSGTAVTKLTREHASELLKLAAAEKKRLREAVTPA; encoded by the coding sequence GTGTTACAAGAGTTGGATATTCGTGATTTTGCGATCATTGAAAAATTGAATATTGCTTTTCAATCTGGAATGACTGTTCTGACTGGGGAAACAGGTGCCGGTAAGTCAATTATCATCGATGCGGTCGGCGTGTTAGCTGGTGGCCGAGGGTCACAGGAGTTCATTCGTAAAGGCGCGAGCAAAATGCGCCTGCAGGGCTTATTTCATTTACCAGATAATGCAGCAACCTTTGCTGTTTTAGATCATTATGGAATCGAACACGCCGATGATGATATTTTATTACAGCGAGATCTGTACCGGACTGGTCGTAATGTCTGTCGCGTCAATGGCCAGTTAGTCAACACGACAACTTTAAAAGAGATCGGTGAAACGATCGTTGATATTCATGGTCAAAATGAACATCAGGAATTGATGCATCCAGAAAAACATTTAGCTTTATTGGATGAATTCTATAAAGCTAAGGTCAATCCGCAACGTGCCAAGTATGCACAAGCTTATGATGAGTATATGCGCTTAAACAAAGCTTATCAGGAGCGTATGGCCCACGCTAAGGAATGGGCCCAGCGTTTGGATATGCTACGGTTTCAAGTCGATGAAATTGAAGCGGCGCAATTAAAACCCAATGAAGAAAGCGAATTAGACAGTGAACGGGCACGGCTCAGTAATTTTCAGCGGATCACCACGGCCTTACAAAATAGTTATGAAGCTTTGGCCGGTGATGCAGCGGGGACAATGGATCATATCGGTGGTGCTATGAATGAATTACAGCAGATCACGCCACTGGATCATGCTTACCAAGAATTAGCGGATAATGTGCAGACGGCGTATTATACACTGCAGGATGCGGCATCGGAGTTATTACGCCAGGCTGATTTAATGGAATGGGATGAAGGTCGGTTAGATGAGATCGAAAAGCGCTTAGAATTGATACAACAGTTAAAGCGTAAATATGGTGATAGCATCGCCCAAATTCTTAATTATTACGCCAAAATCAAAGCTGAATTAGAACAAATGGTGGCTACCGAGGATAATGAAGATCAACTGGCAGAACAAGTTGATCAGGCTAAACAAACTTTGCTAGATCTTGGGCAGCAATTGTCCAAGACTCGCCAACAAGGCGCTAAAAAGCTAAGCCAAGCGATTCATCAACAATTAGCGGCTTTGTACATGGAAAAAACCGTTTTCTCAGTGCATTTTAAAGCGACTTCAACGGTGCATTTTTATCCAACAGGGTTAGATGACGTCGAATTTTATATTCAAACGAATCCAGGCGAAGCGGCTGGACCATTAGCTAAAATTGCTTCTGGTGGTGAGCTTTCACGGATGATGTTGGCTTTAAAAACAATTTTTACCCGTAGTCAGGGCATTACTAGTATTATTTTCGATGAAGTTGACACTGGTGTTAGTGGCCGGGTGGCGCAAGCAATTGCGGATAAGATCTCGGCAATTGCGCGGTTCTCACAGGTTTTATGTATTACTCATTTACCGCAAGTTGCTGCAATGAGTGATCAGCATTTCTTTATTCGTAAACAAATCAGCGGCCAGCGGACTAAAACAACCTTAACACGGCTTGAACCTGCCCAGCGGGTGGATGAGCTAGCCCGGATGCTTTCTGGGACAGCGGTAACTAAACTGACACGCGAGCACGCTAGTGAATTACTTAAATTAGCTGCGGCTGAAAAGAAGCGCTTACGGGAAGCGGTCACCCCAGCTTAA
- the argR gene encoding arginine repressor — translation MRKSERQRLIKKLMNEHDIQKQEDFVALLEGAGVNVTQATISRDIKDMQLIKVPSPSGGYRYSLPAQQTVDTEKKLKRVLFDAYVSMDVQDYFIVLKALPGNGTAIATLIDQMDFSDTFGTIGGDDTVLIIAKTPAAAQDLYQTLTNLLER, via the coding sequence ATGCGAAAATCTGAACGACAACGTTTAATCAAAAAATTGATGAATGAGCATGATATCCAGAAGCAAGAAGATTTTGTTGCATTGCTTGAGGGTGCAGGTGTCAATGTGACCCAAGCGACGATTTCGCGAGATATTAAGGATATGCAATTGATTAAGGTACCGTCACCAAGTGGCGGTTATCGCTATAGTTTGCCGGCACAGCAGACTGTTGATACGGAGAAGAAGTTGAAACGGGTGTTATTTGATGCCTATGTTTCAATGGACGTCCAAGACTATTTTATTGTTTTAAAAGCTTTACCTGGTAATGGCACTGCAATCGCAACTTTGATCGACCAAATGGATTTTTCGGATACTTTTGGCACGATCGGTGGCGATGATACGGTGTTGATCATTGCCAAAACACCGGCGGCAGCGCAGGATCTATATCAAACATTAACGAACTTGCTTGAGCGTTAA
- a CDS encoding TlyA family RNA methyltransferase, with the protein MKKERIDVLLQQQGYFDSREQAKRAVMAGEVYDENNQRYDKPGSKIPNDTILHLKGKHMPYVSRGGLKLAKALAVFKLDVTGKTVLDIGSSTGGFTDVMLQNGAARSYALDVGTNQLVWKLREDPRVTVMEQTNFRYSKLADFTEGQPSFASIDVSFISLRLILPNLATILQPGGDVVALIKPQFEAGPENVGKGGIVRDPKVHEMVLQTILDFAVAHHYDVLNLDFSPIKGGEGNIEFITHLRLNLDADGQMAANVSIAATLKAAYQSLNAAKE; encoded by the coding sequence ATGAAGAAAGAACGAATTGATGTCTTATTACAACAACAAGGTTATTTTGATTCGCGGGAGCAAGCTAAACGTGCGGTAATGGCCGGTGAAGTTTATGACGAAAATAACCAGCGTTATGATAAGCCAGGTAGCAAAATTCCCAATGATACTATTTTACATTTAAAAGGTAAACATATGCCTTACGTCAGTCGTGGTGGCTTGAAGTTAGCGAAAGCGTTGGCGGTATTTAAGCTGGATGTCACTGGTAAAACAGTATTAGATATCGGTTCCTCAACGGGTGGTTTTACTGATGTTATGCTACAAAATGGTGCGGCACGTAGCTATGCCTTGGATGTTGGGACTAATCAATTAGTCTGGAAATTGCGCGAGGACCCGCGCGTCACTGTAATGGAGCAAACGAATTTTCGTTACAGCAAGTTGGCTGATTTTACGGAAGGCCAACCTAGTTTTGCCTCAATTGATGTTTCTTTTATTTCGCTGCGGCTGATCTTGCCTAACTTGGCGACAATTTTACAACCTGGTGGCGATGTGGTTGCTTTGATCAAGCCCCAATTTGAGGCCGGCCCAGAAAATGTGGGCAAAGGCGGCATCGTACGTGATCCTAAAGTACACGAAATGGTTTTGCAAACAATTTTAGACTTTGCTGTTGCCCATCATTATGATGTATTGAATCTAGATTTTTCACCGATCAAAGGTGGCGAAGGTAATATCGAGTTTATCACTCATTTACGTTTGAATTTAGATGCAGATGGGCAAATGGCTGCTAATGTATCGATTGCCGCCACATTAAAAGCGGCCTATCAATCGCTGAATGCGGCTAAAGAGTAA
- a CDS encoding polyprenyl synthetase family protein, with protein MIKLTDFRTELVPALDSLLSMKLHQDIKEPALQAAMTYSVMAGGKRVRPLLLLAVVQTFQASLIPQSLPAAAAIELIHTYSLIHDDLPAMDNDDLRRGQATNHKKFGEALAILAGDGLQPLAFQWLSDLRFTDAVKIKLIRELALGAGPLNMVAGQVADMQGEHKALSLTELKALHRRKTGALLKASLLMGAVISELDSKRTAALSDFADHLGLAFQIKDDILDVTSTAAELGKPVHQDQAANKNTYPGLLGLDGAQTALTTELTAARRALDPLVASTDISLLAAFLTELAN; from the coding sequence ATGATTAAATTGACAGATTTTCGGACTGAACTTGTCCCCGCACTGGATAGTCTATTGTCAATGAAGTTACACCAAGATATTAAGGAACCAGCGTTGCAAGCAGCGATGACTTATTCAGTTATGGCTGGTGGTAAGCGGGTACGGCCGCTGCTACTATTAGCGGTGGTCCAAACTTTTCAGGCTAGTTTGATTCCACAAAGTTTACCGGCGGCGGCTGCAATCGAATTGATCCATACGTACTCGCTGATCCATGATGATCTACCGGCAATGGATAACGACGATCTACGGCGCGGCCAGGCGACTAACCATAAAAAATTTGGTGAAGCGCTGGCAATTCTTGCTGGTGATGGTCTACAGCCTTTAGCTTTTCAATGGCTAAGTGATCTACGCTTTACTGATGCTGTCAAAATTAAATTGATCCGTGAATTAGCTTTAGGTGCTGGCCCACTGAATATGGTTGCTGGGCAAGTGGCTGATATGCAAGGTGAGCACAAAGCATTGAGTTTAACTGAATTAAAAGCGTTGCATCGGCGTAAAACTGGGGCTTTGTTGAAAGCTAGTCTATTGATGGGTGCAGTGATCAGTGAGCTTGATAGCAAACGGACAGCTGCTTTAAGTGACTTTGCTGACCATTTAGGCCTAGCCTTTCAGATCAAAGACGATATTCTTGATGTGACTAGCACTGCTGCAGAGTTAGGTAAACCTGTTCATCAAGATCAGGCGGCTAACAAAAATACTTATCCTGGTTTATTAGGCTTAGACGGTGCCCAAACAGCGCTGACGACTGAACTTACGGCGGCGCGGCGTGCGCTTGATCCGTTGGTTGCGTCAACCGATATCAGTTTATTGGCGGCATTTTTAACTGAGTTGGCAAATTAA
- a CDS encoding exodeoxyribonuclease VII small subunit: MAEPTFEQNLEALNTIVTNLEQGDIPLEQALTEFQKGVTLSKTLQDTLTHAEKTLTKMMAENGTEVPFEEKGTDADD; the protein is encoded by the coding sequence ATGGCAGAACCAACTTTTGAACAAAATTTGGAAGCATTGAATACGATCGTCACTAACTTGGAGCAAGGGGATATTCCTTTGGAACAAGCATTAACCGAATTTCAAAAAGGTGTGACGCTGAGCAAAACATTGCAAGATACGTTAACACATGCAGAAAAAACATTAACTAAAATGATGGCGGAAAATGGAACCGAAGTGCCGTTTGAAGAAAAAGGAACTGACGCGGATGATTAA
- the xseA gene encoding exodeoxyribonuclease VII large subunit gives MAEQRDYLTVTTLTKYLRAKFERDPYLERVYLTGEISNFRLRPNAHQYFSLKDDHAKINAIMFRSAFNKVKFTPEEGMKVLVVGRISLYEPSGSYQIYVERMEPDGVGAFYQAYEQLKKKLAQEGLFSAPKRPLVRFPKRIAVVTSPSGAVIRDIITTTRRRFPIAQLVLFPTLVQGNEAAADIVAKIEQVNQQGDFDTLIVGRGGGSIEDLWPFNEEIVARAIAASQVPVISSVGHETDTTIADLVADVRAATPTAAAELAVPVLSDEVVKLQQQQVRLLQAMQNRISLAKKQVERLRQSYVFRQPQRLYDGYLQNVDQLNRRLQTSFKQVLQVKRQQALLAESHLQQHQLQPRVQQGQRDLARLQQQLTVVMQHYMSNKQQIVQQRIQSLDYLSPLKIMGRGYSYVTDEQGNVLKQATDFQPNAEVALHVTDAVVTTKVIAVTPQKQDK, from the coding sequence ATGGCTGAACAAAGAGATTATTTAACGGTCACAACGTTGACCAAATATTTACGGGCCAAGTTTGAACGCGATCCGTATTTGGAGCGGGTTTATTTAACTGGCGAAATTTCCAATTTTCGTTTACGGCCTAATGCACATCAATATTTTAGCTTAAAAGATGATCACGCTAAGATCAATGCGATCATGTTTCGCTCGGCGTTCAATAAGGTAAAGTTCACTCCAGAAGAAGGAATGAAAGTTTTAGTTGTCGGTCGAATCTCATTATATGAGCCTAGTGGCAGCTATCAGATTTATGTTGAGCGCATGGAACCAGATGGTGTTGGTGCCTTCTATCAAGCTTATGAACAGCTGAAAAAGAAGTTAGCGCAAGAAGGGTTATTTAGTGCACCTAAACGGCCACTGGTTCGTTTTCCTAAGCGAATTGCGGTAGTCACTAGTCCTAGTGGGGCGGTGATCCGTGATATTATTACGACAACCCGCCGCCGGTTCCCCATTGCGCAGCTGGTCTTGTTTCCAACCTTAGTTCAAGGTAATGAAGCCGCTGCAGATATTGTGGCTAAAATTGAGCAGGTGAACCAGCAGGGCGATTTTGACACGTTGATCGTTGGTCGTGGTGGTGGTTCGATCGAAGATTTATGGCCGTTTAATGAAGAGATTGTGGCGCGTGCGATCGCGGCAAGTCAGGTGCCGGTGATTTCTTCAGTCGGCCACGAAACCGATACAACGATCGCTGATTTAGTAGCAGATGTGCGTGCTGCCACGCCAACGGCCGCTGCTGAATTAGCTGTGCCCGTATTAAGTGATGAGGTTGTTAAATTGCAGCAACAACAGGTGCGGCTACTGCAAGCAATGCAAAATCGGATTAGTTTGGCTAAAAAACAAGTGGAACGCTTGCGGCAATCTTACGTTTTTCGGCAACCACAGCGATTATATGACGGTTACTTACAGAACGTTGATCAATTGAATCGGCGTTTACAAACTAGTTTTAAGCAAGTATTGCAGGTCAAACGTCAGCAAGCTTTGTTGGCCGAAAGTCACTTGCAGCAACACCAACTACAACCGCGGGTTCAGCAGGGACAGCGCGATTTAGCTCGTTTACAGCAGCAGTTAACCGTCGTGATGCAACACTATATGTCAAACAAGCAACAAATAGTGCAGCAACGCATTCAATCATTGGACTATTTGAGCCCACTAAAAATTATGGGTCGTGGCTACAGTTATGTGACGGATGAACAAGGTAATGTATTGAAGCAAGCAACTGATTTTCAGCCAAATGCGGAAGTTGCGTTGCACGTCACCGATGCGGTGGTCACAACGAAAGTCATTGCGGTCACACCGCAAAAGCAAGATAAATAA
- a CDS encoding bifunctional 5,10-methylenetetrahydrofolate dehydrogenase/5,10-methenyltetrahydrofolate cyclohydrolase has translation MTILDGKVASQALSAELQTQIAELKADGVTPTLAAVLVGDDPASQVYLHSKQKRAAKFGLRMLTTTLPATTTTAELIVVLQQLNQDPRVHAIMLEMPLPAQIDSQQAILALDPAKDVDGVHPLNLGYLFGGQPHAIPNTPYGILKLLDHYQLSVKHKNVVVVGRSVVVGRPLAALLLNRDATITIAHSYTENLAELTRQADILVVAVGRANFIAADAVKPGAIVIDVGMNRLADGKLVGDVDYASVVTKAGAITPVPGGVGPMTSLMLLYQTVQFARSQTKHG, from the coding sequence GTGACAATATTAGATGGAAAAGTGGCGTCGCAGGCGTTAAGTGCGGAGTTACAAACACAAATCGCTGAATTAAAAGCGGATGGTGTAACGCCCACATTAGCGGCGGTGTTAGTCGGAGATGATCCGGCTAGTCAGGTTTATTTGCATAGTAAGCAAAAACGGGCGGCAAAATTTGGCTTACGTATGTTGACCACTACGTTACCAGCTACAACGACAACGGCAGAATTGATCGTGGTGCTACAACAATTAAATCAAGATCCGCGGGTACACGCAATCATGCTAGAAATGCCTTTACCTGCGCAGATTGACAGTCAACAAGCAATTTTAGCGTTGGATCCAGCGAAAGATGTGGACGGGGTTCACCCACTAAATTTAGGTTATTTATTTGGCGGTCAACCACATGCGATTCCGAATACCCCATACGGTATCCTAAAATTACTAGATCATTATCAATTGTCCGTTAAGCATAAAAATGTGGTCGTTGTTGGTCGTAGCGTCGTCGTTGGTCGACCACTAGCGGCTTTGCTTTTAAATCGAGATGCGACGATTACGATTGCGCATAGCTATACTGAAAATTTAGCGGAACTGACACGACAAGCCGATATTTTGGTCGTGGCTGTTGGTCGAGCTAATTTTATTGCCGCGGATGCGGTTAAACCTGGGGCAATCGTGATCGATGTTGGGATGAATCGTTTAGCAGACGGCAAATTGGTCGGTGATGTTGATTATGCCAGTGTGGTAACTAAAGCTGGTGCGATCACACCGGTACCAGGTGGTGTTGGTCCAATGACGAGCCTAATGTTACTGTACCAAACAGTGCAATTTGCAAGGAGTCAGACAAAACATGGCTGA
- the nusB gene encoding transcription antitermination factor NusB translates to MINRHEIREFAFQTLFAINANPEVDTEALMESLAATPGEEVELPAYLLSLVAGVREHTPQLDEAISAHLSANWSLNRLAKTDLVILRVAVYELLEVPDVPAKVAVNEALELAKKYSDERSRKFINGVLSAIVRQHELV, encoded by the coding sequence GTGATTAACCGACATGAGATCCGTGAGTTTGCTTTTCAAACTTTGTTTGCAATCAACGCCAATCCAGAAGTCGATACTGAGGCTTTAATGGAATCGTTAGCGGCGACACCGGGTGAAGAAGTTGAACTACCGGCTTATTTATTGAGTTTAGTGGCTGGCGTGCGTGAACATACGCCACAATTAGATGAAGCAATCAGTGCGCATTTAAGTGCTAATTGGTCACTGAATCGGTTAGCTAAAACTGATCTAGTTATTTTACGAGTGGCAGTTTATGAATTACTAGAAGTCCCTGATGTACCCGCAAAAGTTGCGGTCAACGAGGCATTAGAGTTAGCTAAGAAATATAGTGATGAGCGTTCACGCAAATTCATTAATGGGGTTTTATCAGCGATTGTCCGCCAGCATGAGTTGGTTTAG
- a CDS encoding Asp23/Gls24 family envelope stress response protein, producing the protein MAEDTNIVLDSKTETSLGQIEIAPEVIEIILGIAASQVDGVYKMRGTLSSSISQLLGREDRGKGVKLTVDAGQIQADIYAYLNYGVSVPQVALKMQDTIKEQLLFMTDLDLTEVNIHVVGVIPEKLVNAVDPNNLFAEDGEDE; encoded by the coding sequence ATGGCTGAAGATACAAATATTGTTTTAGACAGTAAAACAGAAACATCGCTTGGACAAATTGAAATTGCCCCTGAAGTGATCGAAATTATTTTAGGCATTGCCGCTAGCCAGGTTGACGGTGTTTATAAAATGCGTGGCACTTTGTCTTCAAGTATCAGTCAATTACTTGGGCGTGAAGATCGCGGCAAGGGCGTTAAGTTGACTGTAGACGCTGGTCAGATCCAAGCAGATATTTACGCTTATTTAAATTATGGTGTTTCAGTACCGCAAGTCGCTTTAAAAATGCAAGATACGATCAAGGAACAATTATTATTTATGACTGATTTAGATTTAACTGAGGTCAATATTCACGTAGTGGGTGTGATCCCAGAAAAATTAGTTAATGCAGTAGATCCAAATAATTTATTTGCTGAAGATGGTGAAGACGAGTGA
- the efp gene encoding elongation factor P: MISVNDFKNGLTIEVEGELWRVVEFQHVKPGKGSAFVRSKLKNLRTGAVQEKTFAAGKKVGKAQIDNKKMQYLYQDGDNYVFMDNNTYEQLSLPAEQIKDELNYLKENMTVSVIMYGSETLGLELPNTVELTVAETEPGIRGATQSSSPKPATMETGLVVQVPFFINNGDKLIINTQDGSYISRA, encoded by the coding sequence GTGATTTCAGTAAATGATTTTAAAAATGGTTTAACAATCGAAGTTGAAGGTGAATTGTGGCGTGTTGTTGAATTTCAACATGTTAAGCCAGGCAAAGGCAGCGCCTTTGTTCGTTCAAAATTAAAAAATTTGCGGACTGGTGCAGTACAAGAGAAAACGTTCGCGGCCGGTAAAAAAGTTGGTAAGGCCCAGATCGACAATAAAAAAATGCAATATTTGTATCAAGATGGCGACAATTATGTATTCATGGATAATAATACCTATGAACAATTGTCCTTACCTGCTGAACAAATCAAAGACGAGCTGAATTATTTAAAAGAAAATATGACGGTCAGCGTGATTATGTATGGCAGCGAAACGCTTGGTTTAGAGTTACCGAATACCGTTGAATTGACGGTTGCGGAGACAGAACCGGGAATTCGCGGTGCAACGCAGTCAAGCAGCCCTAAACCAGCAACAATGGAAACTGGCTTAGTCGTCCAAGTACCGTTCTTTATTAATAATGGTGATAAATTGATTATCAATACTCAAGATGGCTCGTATATTTCACGGGCTTAA